One genomic segment of Syngnathus acus chromosome 1, fSynAcu1.2, whole genome shotgun sequence includes these proteins:
- the LOC119122141 gene encoding piggyBac transposable element-derived protein 3-like has protein sequence MGTQSAMDVLDAIEDEDAVVDKIFIAPPVVSVESDEDTGEEDCGGTFNNLSGRQLSAPAVVVLADGRVIGDDDDGDTEEEEEPQQASTSKKRSQKDAPLAVPTILVGKSAVQKLDFFLSDVYPHLVRETIKYAAVTDSNFQLTIGELKRVVGILLLSGYHQLPSRRHYWNTDEDLHCALRRWAMSRNRFEEIIRYIHCADNAHLNSSDRMTKLRPMMDILNARFGEAYPMDCNLDLDEAMIEYFGRHGCKQAIRNKPVRFGFKAWCLNSGTNGFLLHFDIYQGASVDASEVERKFGKGGGTLLRLLDNLPDAVRALPLRIYIDNYFTGLPLVAELRRRGYACTGTIRENRIPPSCPITDQKAMKRKPRGAVSVVYDTANKIALTRWKDNAVVTIASTLAAEHPLQKVSCWSRQEKKKVAVDQPFVVQLYNRSMGGTDHADTEQSGSTASTCAGKKWWWPIFTWMLDAAVFNAWVLHRLG, from the exons ATGGGTACACAGTCGGCGATGGATGTCCTCGATGCAATCGAAGATGAGGACGCAGTTGTGGATAAAATCTTTATTGCTCCACCCGTGGTCAGTGTGGAGTCTGACGAAGACACGGGCGAGGAAGACTGCGGAGGAACGTTCAATAATCTCTCGGGACGGCAGCTTAGCGCTCCCGCCGTGGTGGTCCTCGCCGACGGACGTGTGAtcggagatgatgatgatggcgacactgaggaagaagaggagccccAACAGGCCTCCACCTCAAAGAAACGCTCGCAGAAAGATGC GCCTCTCGCCGTCCCCACAATTTTGGTTGGAAAGAGCGCAGTTCAGAAGCTGGACTTCTTCCTTTCTGATGTATATCCTCACCTTGTTCGAGAGACCATCAAGTATGCGGCGGTGACTGACTCCAACTTCCAGCTCACCATCGGAGAATTGAAGCGCGTGGTGGGGATCTTGCTGCTCTCGGGTTACCACCAGCTCCCCAGTCGCCGACACTACTGGAACACAGATGAAGATCTCCATTGCGCCCTTCGTCGCTGGGCCATGTCACGCAACAGGTTCGAGGAGATCATCCGCTACATTCACTGTGCCGACAACGCGCACCTAAACAGCAGCGACCGGATGACAAAGCTGCGTCCCATGATGGACATCCTCAACGCTCGGTTCGGGGAGGCGTATCCAATGGACTGCAATCTTGATCTGGACGAGGCAATGATTGAATACTTTGGAAGACACGGATGCAAGCAAGCAATCCGAAACAAGCCGGTGCGGTTCGGCTTCAAGGCCTGGTGCCTGAACAGTGGGACCAACGGCTTCCTGCTCCACTTCGACATCTACCAGGGGGCGAGTGTAGATGCCTCTGAAGTGGAACGCAAGTTCGGCAAGGGCGGTGGCACGCTCCTTCGACTTCTGGACAACCTCCCCGATGCTGTGCGTGCACTTCCGCTACGCATCTACATAGACAACTACTTCACCGGCCTCCCGCTAGTTGCAGAGCTGCGCAGGCGGGGCTACGCTTGCACGGGGACGATCCGAGAAAACCGCATCCCGCCCTCTTGCCCGATCACAGATCAGAAGGCTATGAAGAGGAAGCCGCGTGGTGCCGTGTCTGTCGTGTACGACACGGCAAACAAGATTGCGCTCACTCGGTGGAAGGATAACGCCGTGGTCACCATCGCCTCCACCCTCGCCGCTGAGCATCCTCTGCAGAAGGTGTCATGCTGGTCAaggcaggagaagaagaaggtggcAGTGGACCAGCCATTTGTTGTCCAGCTGTACAACCGCAGCATGGGCGGCACGGACCACGCCGACACAGAGCAATCGGGCTCTACCGCATCAACATGCGCCGGGAAGAAGTGGTGGTGGCCGATATTCACCTGGATGCTGGACGCGGCCGTCTTCAATGCATGGGTGCTGCACCGGCTTGGATGA